One Planctomycetota bacterium genomic region harbors:
- a CDS encoding sulfatase-like hydrolase/transferase, with protein sequence MKAWLGLVGLLATLGAAPAAEERPNVVLFLADDLGWGDLGCYGHPVVRTPNLDAFARQGMRLTQCYAASAVCSPSRSALLTGRTPHRNGVYTWIAEGSDVHLRSGELTIARLLRERGYATAHAGKWHLNGKFNDPAQPQPGDHGYDWWLATQNNAAPSHKNPTNFVRNGRPVGRLEGFSALLVVREAIEWLRNGRDPKKPFFLTVWTHEPHLPIESDPRFMEPYAAIEDEGIRQHHGNITQLDHAFGLLMKALDDLGVADNTLVFFTSDNGPEGDGRRGRTRGSTGGLRGRKRSMYEGGIRVPGLVRWPGRIPAGATGDRPVIGSDFFATVCAATGTPPPKDRTIDGVDVLPLLTGRGPVERPIPLYWRLGMAPDGLQVAMRRDAWKILASEDLSRFELYNLEEDPGESRELSAREPERFEAMKKELVELHRSIEAEGPDWWKRYSKSGGLPVRRND encoded by the coding sequence ATGAAAGCCTGGCTCGGACTCGTCGGCCTTCTGGCGACCCTCGGAGCCGCGCCGGCCGCCGAGGAACGCCCCAACGTCGTGCTCTTCCTGGCCGACGACCTGGGCTGGGGGGACCTCGGATGCTACGGCCATCCGGTCGTGCGGACGCCGAACCTGGACGCCTTCGCGCGTCAGGGAATGCGCCTCACGCAGTGCTACGCGGCCAGCGCCGTCTGTTCGCCTTCGCGATCGGCGCTCCTGACCGGACGGACGCCCCACCGCAACGGCGTCTACACCTGGATCGCCGAAGGCTCGGACGTCCACCTGCGCTCCGGCGAGCTCACGATCGCCCGGCTTCTTCGGGAACGCGGGTACGCCACCGCCCATGCGGGCAAATGGCACCTCAACGGCAAGTTCAACGACCCCGCGCAGCCGCAGCCCGGCGACCACGGATACGACTGGTGGCTGGCCACGCAAAACAACGCCGCGCCCAGCCACAAGAACCCGACCAACTTCGTCCGCAACGGCCGGCCGGTCGGCCGCCTGGAAGGTTTCTCCGCGCTTCTGGTGGTCCGGGAGGCGATCGAGTGGCTCCGGAACGGAAGGGACCCGAAGAAGCCCTTCTTCCTGACGGTCTGGACCCACGAGCCGCATCTGCCCATCGAATCGGATCCCCGCTTCATGGAGCCCTACGCCGCGATCGAGGACGAGGGGATCCGCCAGCACCACGGCAACATCACGCAGCTCGACCACGCCTTCGGGCTGCTCATGAAAGCGCTGGACGATCTGGGCGTGGCGGACAACACGCTGGTCTTCTTCACGTCCGACAACGGGCCCGAGGGGGACGGCCGCCGAGGACGCACGCGCGGCTCGACGGGCGGCCTGCGGGGCCGGAAGCGCTCGATGTACGAAGGCGGGATCCGCGTTCCCGGCCTCGTCCGCTGGCCCGGCCGGATTCCGGCGGGAGCGACCGGCGACCGGCCCGTCATCGGCTCGGACTTTTTCGCCACCGTCTGCGCCGCGACCGGAACGCCGCCGCCGAAGGATCGCACGATCGACGGCGTGGACGTCCTTCCTCTTCTGACGGGACGCGGCCCGGTGGAGCGGCCGATTCCGCTCTACTGGAGGCTGGGCATGGCGCCGGACGGCCTGCAGGTCGCGATGCGCCGCGACGCCTGGAAGATCCTGGCGTCGGAGGATCTTTCGCGGTTCGAGCTTTACAACCTGGAGGAAGACCCGGGGGAATCGCGGGAGCTTTCCGCCCGCGAACCGGAACGCTTCGAGGCCATGAAGAAGGAGCTGGTGGAGCTTCACCGGTCGATCGAAGCGGAAGGCCCCGACTGGTGGAAGCGCTACTCGAAAAGCGGCGGTCTGCCCGTGCGGAGGAACGACTGA
- a CDS encoding CrcB family protein, whose translation MTFGEAFSRALGIFAGAGIGGVLRYAVGAWIHRRAKGPFPWGTFAVNVTGCFAMGALMSLAESGGGLPESARTFLMTGILGGFTTFSAYGGEAEHLLRMKEGRLFLAYAGGSVLAGLAAGAAGRLAVGWLSG comes from the coding sequence ATGACGTTCGGAGAGGCGTTTTCGAGGGCGCTGGGGATCTTCGCGGGAGCGGGGATCGGGGGCGTCCTCCGCTATGCCGTCGGGGCCTGGATCCATCGCCGCGCGAAGGGGCCCTTCCCTTGGGGCACCTTCGCCGTCAACGTGACCGGTTGCTTCGCCATGGGCGCTTTGATGTCCCTCGCCGAATCGGGAGGCGGCCTCCCCGAAAGCGCGCGGACTTTCCTCATGACGGGAATCCTGGGCGGGTTCACCACCTTTTCGGCGTACGGCGGCGAGGCCGAACACCTCCTGCGGATGAAAGAAGGACGGCTCTTTCTCGCGTACGCCGGAGGGAGCGTTCTGGCGGGCCTCGCCGCGGGCGCGGCCGGACGCCTGGCGGTCGGGTGGCTGAGCGGATGA
- a CDS encoding CrcB family protein, translating into MKRSFLVFAGAGLGGVARWAAGLLVGSLLPGPFPWATFTVNVTGCLAMGGLLRIVQGRGGPAFGPRLFLMVGFLGGYTTFSSFGGEVDALLRQGHPGLGILYAAACVFSGPAAVWAGRAVVQRLERPAPLKEELSE; encoded by the coding sequence ATGAAGAGAAGCTTCCTCGTCTTCGCCGGCGCCGGACTCGGCGGGGTCGCCCGCTGGGCCGCCGGTCTTCTGGTCGGCTCCCTCCTTCCCGGGCCTTTTCCCTGGGCCACCTTCACCGTCAACGTCACCGGTTGCCTCGCGATGGGCGGGCTTCTGAGGATTGTTCAGGGCCGCGGCGGGCCTGCCTTCGGTCCGCGGCTCTTTCTCATGGTGGGCTTTCTCGGGGGCTATACGACCTTCTCGTCCTTCGGCGGCGAAGTGGACGCCCTTCTGAGGCAGGGGCATCCCGGCCTGGGGATTCTGTACGCCGCCGCATGCGTTTTCTCGGGACCCGCCGCCGTCTGGGCCGGCCGCGCCGTCGTCCAGCGTCTGGAGCGCCCGGCCCCCCTGAAAGAGGAGCTTTCCGAATGA
- a CDS encoding APC family permease: MPDSGTRPPELARTVGLPAAVGFGLGAMVGTGVFVYTGVATGLAGPAVLVSLALAGLAATCNGLSSAELAAVHPRSGGTYEYAGRRLSPWAGFLAGWLFLAAKTTSAAATALGFGAYVAKLAPIPPLAVSALLVAGTTLLGLRPLRRAGAVNLALVAVTVASLVAFIVAEAPRVSLDRFTPFAPRGAGGILSAASLLFVAYAGYGRIATLGEEIDDPKRNIPRALVAALALTALLYLAVTATAVGAIGAEAFAAAAHGGAPLEAAAGTPAVKTALSVGAATAMGAVFLNLVLGISRMAFAMARGGDLPSPLARVRAEAGPAAAVLFTGLAVGILVALGSIVGLVSVSAFTILVYYGLTNLSALRLRRDERLVHPIVPFAGLLFCLTLAASVPLRSLAVGASILGAGVLWRLGLKAIRGADPSHSRRKEAS, translated from the coding sequence ATGCCGGATTCCGGAACGCGCCCCCCCGAGCTGGCTCGCACCGTCGGCCTCCCGGCGGCGGTCGGATTCGGCCTCGGAGCGATGGTGGGCACGGGCGTCTTCGTCTATACGGGCGTCGCCACCGGCCTGGCCGGACCGGCCGTCCTGGTGAGCCTCGCGCTGGCCGGCCTGGCGGCGACCTGCAACGGCCTTTCGTCCGCCGAGCTCGCCGCCGTTCACCCCCGCAGCGGCGGGACCTATGAATACGCCGGCCGCCGCCTCTCCCCGTGGGCCGGATTCCTGGCCGGATGGCTCTTCCTGGCCGCCAAGACGACCAGCGCCGCCGCCACCGCCCTGGGGTTCGGAGCCTACGTGGCCAAACTCGCGCCCATCCCGCCGCTCGCCGTGAGCGCTCTCCTCGTCGCGGGGACGACGCTGCTGGGACTGCGCCCCCTGCGGAGGGCGGGCGCCGTGAACCTCGCCCTCGTCGCCGTGACGGTGGCCTCGCTGGTCGCCTTCATCGTCGCCGAAGCCCCGCGGGTGTCCCTGGACCGCTTCACCCCTTTCGCCCCTCGCGGCGCCGGCGGCATTCTCTCCGCGGCGTCGCTTCTCTTCGTGGCCTACGCCGGCTACGGCCGGATCGCCACGCTCGGCGAAGAGATCGACGACCCGAAGAGAAACATCCCCCGCGCCCTCGTCGCCGCGCTCGCCTTGACGGCGCTCCTCTACCTTGCCGTGACGGCCACCGCCGTGGGCGCGATCGGCGCGGAGGCGTTCGCCGCGGCGGCCCACGGGGGCGCGCCGCTCGAGGCGGCCGCCGGGACGCCCGCGGTCAAGACGGCCCTCTCCGTGGGCGCCGCGACCGCCATGGGGGCGGTCTTCCTCAACCTGGTGCTCGGCATCTCCCGAATGGCCTTCGCCATGGCCCGGGGCGGCGATCTGCCTTCCCCGCTGGCCCGCGTCCGCGCCGAGGCGGGACCCGCGGCGGCCGTCCTCTTCACCGGCCTGGCCGTCGGAATCCTGGTCGCGCTGGGAAGCATCGTCGGACTCGTCTCGGTGAGCGCGTTCACCATCCTGGTGTATTACGGGCTGACGAACCTTTCCGCCCTGCGCCTGCGACGGGACGAAAGGCTCGTCCATCCGATCGTCCCCTTCGCCGGCCTCCTCTTCTGCCTGACCCTGGCGGCCTCGGTTCCGCTCCGTTCCCTGGCGGTCGGCGCCTCGATCCTCGGCGCGGGCGTGCTCTGGAGGCTCGGCCTCAAGGCCATCCGAGGAGCGGATCCGTCGCATTCCCGCCGGAAGGAGGCATCTTAG